TGGATGTCATTTACCGCCGCATCGACGACGATTTCATGGACCCGAAGGTGTTCCGCAGCGACTCCATGCTCGGCGTACCCGGTCTGATGGAGGCGTTCAGCAAGGGCACGGTGGCCCTGGCCAACGCTCCCGGCACCGGCGTCGCCGACGACAAGGCGATCTACGCGTATGTGCCCGAAATCATCCGCTATTACCTCAATGAAGAGCCGATCATCAACAACGTGCCCACCTATGCCTGCTGGCGCGAAGAGGATCGCAAATACGTGTTGGACAACCTCGATAAACTGGTGGTCAAAGCGGTCAATGAATCCGGCGGTTACGGCATGCTCATCGGTCCTCATTCCACCCAGGCCGAGCGCGAGGAGTTCCGCCAGCGCATCCTCGCTAAACCGCGCACCTACATTGCCCAGCCGACCCTGGCTTTGTCACGGGTGCCGGTGCTGGTGGATGACCACTTTGAAGGACGTCATGTCGATCTACGCCCCTACATTCTCTACGGTAAAGATTCCATCTATGTCTTGCCCGGCGGCCTGACCCGGGTTGCCCTGAAAAAGGGCTCGCTGGTGGTGAACTCCTCCCAAGGCGGCGGCAGCAAGGACACCTGGGTGCTTAACCTGCCGGGTGGCGGTCCCTCGCCGGAATCCTCCATTCAATCGCAGGAGGGCCTGTCATGCTGAGTCGCGTTGCCAATGCCATTTACTGGTTAAACCGTTATATCGAACGCGCCGAAAACGTCGCCCGTTTTATCGACGCCAACTACCACATGACCCTGGATATCCCCGACAACGCCAGTGATCAGTGGCAGCCGTTGATCAACACCACCGGCGACCATGAGCTGTTCAAGGAACTGTACGGCGAAGCCACGCGTGAAAGCGCCATTGAATTCCTCGCTTTCGATCGCAACAACAGCAACTCGATCTACTCCTGCGTGCGCGCGGCACGGGAAAATGCCCGTTCCATCCGCGAGTACATCAGTTCGGAGATGTGGGAGCAGCTCAACACCTTCTACCTGATGATGAATACGGCGGCGCGCGAATCGTCCATGGATTTGCCGCATCAGTTCTTCGTCGACATCATGAATGCCAGCCACACCTTTATCGGCATCACCGAGTCGACCATGACCCATGGTGAAGGCTGGAATTTCGGCCGCATGGGGCGCATGCTGGAACGCGCCGACAAGACGTCGCGGATTCTCGATGTCAAATATTTCATCCTGCTGCCGTCGGTGGATTATGTCGGCAGCCCGTATGACAACATCCTGTGGGCGGCGCTGCTGCGCTCGGCCAGTGCCTTTGAGATGTACCGCAAACGCCACGGCCGCATCGATCCGAAGAAGATCGTCGATTTCCTGCTCTTGGAGCGAAACTTTCCCCGCTCCATCCACTACTGTCTGGCCACGGCCATGACCTCCATGAGCCTGATCACCGGCAGCTTGCGCGGCACCTATGCCAACCGCGCTGAACAGGAGCTGGGCCGTCTGATGACGGAATTCCAGTATGCGTCGCTCAAAGAGATTTTTGACTACGGTCTGCATGAATATCTCGACAACACCCAGACCCGTGTCAATGAGGTCGGCGCGGCCATCCACGATGTCTTTTTCGATATCGAAATCGAAGCCTGATGAGCCTGCTGCAAAAAGCCATGGACGGCTTTTTGCATGAACCTCTGCTGTAACCGGCCTGCAATATTGACAATATCCGCGGAGGAGGCCCCGGCGTTTCCGGGGGCTCCTCCTGCGGCGCCAATTCCCGCCATTGAGCGGCCTGAACACTCTTTGTCAAAACGTCCGAAGACACTCCCAGTGGCAAGAATGAAACGTCTCCTTCGTCCTTTTCAGATCTTTTGGGCGCCTGTACCAAGCTGCTCCGTCATGCCCTCATCTCTCTGTTCCGTAGACAAAAGCCTCCTCGCTTTCACCGTGACCCTGTTCCTTCATTTCCGATGATTTTGCTGTGCGGCATTGCACATTTCACAAACAAAGGTTAGAGTACTATTATTTACAGCGATAAATGTCTCTGTTTCGCAAAACTTAGTCATGCGCTAAGTGGCGTTCTTAATTAGAATAATGGCTTCTCTCCCTGGCCGCCGGAAAGCGACACAGGAGAGAACAATGGAAAACTAATGAATAGAACCTCAAACATAATCATCTTTACTTTAGATGAACTGGACTGCGCTATTGCCCTTGAAGCCGTAGAACAAGTGGTCAGAATGGTTGAGATTACGCCTTTGCCGGAGGCTCCGGCCTTGGTCCAGGGCATCATCAATGTCCAGGGTGCCGTGGTTCCGGTTGTCGATCTGCGTCAGCGTTTCGGCATGGATCAACGCCCCATCACACTCACGGATCAATTAATTATTGTCCGTTGGGCGGAACGCGTCCTCGCTCTGAAAATCGACAGCGTCCGCGAGGTCTGCCTCTGTCCTGAAGAGACCCTGACGTCATCCGATGCCATTTTTCCTCATCTTCCGTTTCTGGACGGTGTCGTCACATCCGCTGACGGTTTGATCCTGATCCACGATCTTGATCAATTACTCTCTGAGAGTGATTACCAGATCATTCACGGGCTACGGGAAAAGGAGGATGTATGACAGCGTCTTTCTCTCCCGCTCTGCTCAAAAAACTCAGTGAACAAATTTCTCAGCGCATGGGCATGTTTTTCGCTGAGTCACAATGGGGAGTGCTGGAACGCGCATTTGACCAGGCTGCGGATGGGTTGGAATGCCGCGATGGTCTGGAATGCGCTCAACACTTTCTTGCCGCCCCCAATTCCAGAAAAACGCTCGAAACCATGGCCTCCTACCTGACCATTGGCGAGACCTATTTCTGGCGCGACCCTAAAAGCTTTGATGTTCTGGAGCAAAAGATCCTTCCAGAACTCCTGCTTCGGCGCGCCGACGAAAGAACTCTGCGGTTTTGGAGCGTCGGCTGTGCCAGCGGAGAAGAGCCCTATACGTTGGCGATCCGACTCCATCACCTGAAACACCGTCTGAAAAATTGGCGAATCTCCATCCTGGCCAGCGACATTAATCCTCAGGCGTTGGAGAAAGCGCGAAAGGCCGAGTACACCGACTGGTCGTTTCGCAATACGCCCCCCTGGTTCAAACAACAGTATTTCACCCAACAGGCCAAAGGCCGCTACGCCCTCAAACCGACCATCCGCGACATGGTGCAATTTGAGTATCTCAACCTGATGGAAAACCCCGTTCCGGCACGTTCTCCGGTCACGGGCGCCATGGATGTCATTTTGTGCCGCAATGTTCTGATGTATTTCCCTGCCCAGGTGGCTCGCAAAGCCGTGGAACGGCTGCATGACAATCTGAATGAGGGGGGCTGGCTACTGGTCAGTCCATGTGAATTATCCATCCCCTCGTTGTCCGGGTTTTCAACGGTAACGTACCCGGAAGCCACGGTTTATCAGAAGCGGCATTCGTCCGATTCGCTGCAGCAACGACCTCTTGCACCGGCAACAACGGAGACCGCCCTCCTCCAGACAGGGCCTTCGGTCACCCCCGCCCGCCTTTTCCCTTGGCAACAGGAATCCCAGCTGCCATCGCACCGGCAAAAGGAAACAGCCTCCGCTTGCCAAGCGGTCATGGAACAGTGTCGGCGTTATGCCGATCAAGGGAACCTGAGCGAAGCATTACGTTTTGCCGACCAGGCGATCGACCACGATAAGCTGAATGCGGGCCTGCATTATCTCCGCGCCATGATCCTCCAGGAACAGGGTGCTGTTGAACAAGCGGAGCAAGCCTTGCGCCGGACCGTTTACATCGATCGGAAGATGGTGCTGGCCCATTTTTCTCTGGGCAATCTTTGTCTCCATCAAGGGAAAAACCGCCAGGCACAGCGCCATTTCAACCACGCCCTGGCACTGCTGGAACAGTATTCACCGGATGAGGTATTGCCGGAAGCGGAAGGCATGTCGGCCAACAGACTCAAAACAATTATCCGCGCCATGAACGCAGACGCCCACAAGGAGAGTCGCCGTGTATGATCCGTCCATAATGAACGATGCGGAATGCCGACGCATTTTACGCCGTCGCGCCCAAAAACTTGCCGAAACGCCGCAAAAAAAGACGACCGACGAAGAATGCCTTGAAGTTGTGGAGTTCCTTCTCGGTGATGAGCATTACGCCATTGAATCCCGCTGGATCGGGGAGGTTTATCCGCTCAGGGAATTTACCCCGATTCCCGGGACACCGCCTTTTGTGTTCGGCCTGATGAATCTGCGCGGCAGGATTTTGTCCATCATTGATCTGCGGACGTTTTTTGATTTGCCGGACAAAGGGCTGTCCGATCTCAATAAAGTCATTGTGCTGAGCCATGACAACATGGAGTTCGGCATCCTCGCCGATGCGGTGCTCGCCGCCCATCAACTGCCGATCAACAGGATACTGCCGACATTGCCGACATTGACTGAAATTCGCGCAGAGTACCTCAAGGGCGTAACCAAAGAGAATCTGGTTGTACTAGAAGGAAGAAAACTCCTTGCAGATCGCACACTGCGTGTCCATGAGAACGTTTAGCCCCACGCGTGACACGCTCCTTTTGAGGGGGGCGGGACAGCAGAGATTAAGACACGAACAATAAGCTCTATTTCAACCATTTTCCAGCGACGGATTTTGCCAGGAATCTTAAAAAATGGAGGCGTTACCATGAACTGGTTTCAAAACATTTCCACACGGGCCAAAATCCTCGCCGGATTCGGCCTGATGCTCGTCATCATGGTCGTGACAATTGCCATGGCCTATCGCTCGTTGAGCCTGGCTTCTGATTCGCAGCAGGGTTTGTTTGATGATGATTTCCTTCCCGCGCTCAACCTGGTGGAACTCAAAGCCGACACCAACCGATCCCGAGCGCAAATGCTGGAAATCATGATGAGCAACGATCCATCGCAGCAGCAGAAGATTAAGCAACAGATTCTCCAGCGAACAGCTCTGATCAACAAAATCATGAAGGGCATTGCCACCAGTCGCGATCACAGTCCGCTGTTCGAGGAAAAATTTCAGCAGTTGACCAACATCCGTAATGCGTATCTGGAACTGCGGGACAAGCAACTGAACCTGATCGGCAGCGGTCAAACCGCAGCAGCCATCCAATGGGGCATCGGCGAACAGCAGCAACGCTTCAATCATATCCGCGACCTGATTCTGGAGTTAGGGAAAATGAAAAGTGATCAGGCTCTGGAACGCCTGCAACGATCTCGCCATGAAGCGCATGCCGCGCTGATGTTATTTATTGCCGCGGGGTTCATTGCCATCGTTGTCACCCTGGCCATGACATTGATTCTCAACCGGGTCATTGCCGACCCCCTCAAAGAGATTACCGTCATTGCCGAGCGTGTTGCCGGCGGCGACACCAGCGTGGGAGCGCCCGACAGTACACGCCGGGATGAAGTCGGCATCCTCATTCAAAGTTTTCGCCGTCTGGTGGAAAGCATCGGCGACTATGCCGTGGCCACGAGACGCATCGCGTCGGGAGATCTGTCGACGGAAGTCCAACCGCAATCCGAACAGGATGTCATGGGCAATGCCCTGGCCGACATGGTCAAAAGTCTGAGCGGAATGACCCGGGAGATCATCGACGGTATCAGCGTCCTCGCCGCATCCTCCGGCGAAATCATGGCCTCGGCCAGCCAGGTGACCTCCAGCGCCGCGGAAACCGCGGCAGCGGTCAGCCAGACCACCGCAACCGTGGAAGAAGTTAAACAGACCGCGCAGGTCTCCAACCAAAAAGCACGCGGCGTCTCCGAAGCCGCGCAAAAAGCGGTTCAGGCCGGCCAGAACGGGCGCAATGCCGTCAACGAATCCATTAGCGGCATGAACCACATTCAGGAGCAGGTCGAGTCCATTGCCGAAAGCATCGTCAGTCTGTCGGAACAAAGCCAGACCATTGGTGAAATCATCGCCACGGTCAACGACCTGGCGGAGCAGTCGAATCTGTTGGCGGTCAACGCCTCCATTGAAGCGGCCAAAGCCGGGGAACACGGCAAGGGATTCGCTGTTGTCGCCCAGGAAGTCAAAAGCCTGGCGGAGCAATCCAAGGAAGCGACGGCACAGGTGCGGGCGATTCTCAATGACATCCAGAAAGCCACCAATGCCGCGGTCATGGCCACGGAGCAGGGCAGCAAAGCCGTGGAAACCGGGGTACATCAATCGCAGCAAGCCGGAGAAGCCATCCGCCAACTTGCCGAAAGCATTGATCTGGCTGCCCAGGCCGCCATGCAGATTGCCGCCTCCAGTCAGCAGCAATTGACCGGCATGGATCAGATGACGCTGGCCATGGAAAATATCAAGCAAGCCAGTGAGCAGAACACAGCCGGCATGCGCCAGGTGGAGACAACCTCCCAGGGGTTGCATGATCTGGGTCAAAAGCTCAAGGACCTTGTCGCGCAATATCAGGTTTGACAGCCCAGGGAGGGGTGCAAGAAATCAACAACAGGTTGATAACGCGTTGGTTTTGCAGGCAAGACGACAATCACATTTTCGGCGTACGTGATTAAAAAGGCCCAGACGGGACGTTTTCACCAGCCTGTCAAGTACTGATAAACGATAACCGGCCGATAACACGTGGGGTTGCGGGGGAAAAATGAGCGAGAACGATCTTGAATTTCGTCAACGCCTTTTCGCGATTTTCCAAACCGAGGCGCAAGAGCATACGCAGAACATCTGCAACGGCCTCTTGCAACTGGAACAGGACCAGTTCGCGCCTAAAATGCCTCTGGTTGAAACCATCTTTCGCGAAACACACAGCCTGAAAGGTGCGGCACGGGCCATCAGCCTGCCCCAGCTCGAATCGCTTTGCCAGGCGCTGGAAAACATCTTTTCCGCATGGAAAAACGACCTGTTGGCGCCTTCTGCCGACCTCTTTGACCTGCTGCAGAAGACACTGGACGCCTTAAACCATCTGCTGCTCACCACCAACCCGGAGAATCCGCAGGAAAACAGGGCCTCTTCGCGCCCCCTGATTGCTCAGCTTGAAAAAGCGCTGGACGCTCACCGCAAAGAGACGCCGGAGCCGGAGCAAAAGTCAGAGTCGCAGCCAGATCCGCAGCCACCACAGCAGCAGGAGCCGGAACCGTCCCCCGCCCCGCCCCAGCCCGCATCGCTTTCCCTGTCCTCCCCTCCGGAGTCACCCCCACTATCGACTGTAGTGCCGACGGAAACGGTGCGCGTGTCGACGAACAAACTCTCCTCTCTGTTGCTGCAATCGGAGGAGATGCTTTCCGTCAAGCTGGCCGCCAACCAGCGGGTTCTGGAACGGCGTAAGGCGGGTGCGGCATTCAACGACTGGAAAAAAGAATGGACCCGGACTTTGCCGCTGATTCACGAAATGCGCGCGGCACTGCGCCGTTGCCGGGAAACACAGGGCGGCGCGGCACAACCCAGCGACCAGGAACAGAGTCTCGAGAGACTGATGACCTTTTTTGACTGGAATGAGCACTTTGTCAACACGCTCAAAGAACGTCACATTCAGGAAAAAAAAGCTCTGGAGCAGGACAGCCGCATTTTGGCACATATGGTCAATAGCCTGCTGGACGATATGAAGCAGGTTTTGATGTTCCCGTTCTCCTCGTTGCTGGAACTGTTGCCCAAAGTGGTTCGTGACCTGTCGCGCAGCACCGGGAAAAAGGTCGATGTGCAGTTAAGTGGCGGTGAGATCGAAATCGACCGACGCATCCTTGATGAGATGAAAGATCCGCTGGTGCATCTGATCAGAAACTGTATTGATCACGGCATTGAAACACCTGCCGAACGATTGCGCAAAAACAAATCTGAAACCGGGGCCATCGTCGTAACGGTCACACCGAGAGACAACAAGGTGGAACTGGTGATCGCGGATGACGGCAGCGGCCTGTCACTGGAAGCCCTGCGGTCGTCCCTGCGCCGCCAGGGCAAGATGTCTGCTGAAGAAATTGACGCCATGACGGACACGGCGTTGGAGAGTTCGGTGTTTCAGTCCGGAATCTCCACCAGCCCGATCATTACGGAGATTTCAGGACGCGGTCTCGGCCTGGCAATTGTCCGGGAAAAAGTGGAAAACCTGGGCGGCAGTATCAAGATCTTCTCCCGACAGGACCAGGGGACACGCTTCCTCATCATACTCCCGCTGACCGTCGCCACCTTCCGCGGCATTTTGCTGCGTAGCGCGGGACGTGAATTTATCGTGCCGACCATTTATGTGGAACGGGTGTTACGTCTGGCCCCCCACGACATCGGCAGTGCCGAGAACCGCGAGACCATCACGTTGAACGGTCAGCCGGTATCTCTGGTTCGACTGAGTGCGATCCTCGGCATCACCTCGCAGCAGATTACTCCGGAGGACACTCCCCATGTACAGGCTCTCGTTCTGGGTGTCGCGGATACCCAGATCGCCTTTGCCGTTGATGAAATCCAGTCGGAACAGGAAGTGCTGTTCAAAAGCCTGGGGCCTCAGTTGACCCGGGTGCGGAATATTTCCGGAGCAACGGTGCTCGGTTCAGGGCGGGTCACACCGATTCTGAATGTGCCCGATCTGTTCAAAAGCGCTGTTAAACATGCGGCAAAATCACGCCTGGCGGTGTCCAGCCCATCGACGGATGAGTCCTCTGTGACACCAAAGGTTCTGATTGCCGAAGACTCGATCACCACCCGTACTCTGCTGAAAAACATTTTACAAGCCTCCGGATTCAACGTGACGACGGCGGTTGACGGTCAGGACGCGTTAACCAAACTGCGTAACAGCCCTTTCGATATTCTGGTTTCCGATGTCGAGATGCCGCGTCTCAACGGCTTTGAACTGACCGCCAGAGTACGCCGGGAAAGGGAGCTGGCGGATCTGCCCGTGGTTCTGGTGACGGCTCTTGCGGCGCAGGAAGACCGGGAACGGGGCATTGATGTCGGCGCCAACGCCTATATCGTCAAGAGCAGCTTCGACCAGAGCGACCTGCTTGACGTCATGGCACGCTTGTTATGAGGAGCACAGCATGATCCGAACCCTGATCGTCGAAGACTCGCCTGTCGAGCAGGAGCTGTTGGCGCACATCCTGACGGCGGACGGTACCATTGAGGTCGTCGGCATTGTTGCCAATGGGGAGGACGCCCTGAAAGCAGCGGCGTCGTTACGTCCGGACGTCATCACCATGGATATTCACATGCCCAGAATGGACGGCTATGAAACCACACGCCAGATCATGGAAACCCATCCGGTTCCGATTGTCATCGTCAGCGGCAGCTACGTGGCCAACGACATGGACAGGGCTTTTCGCGCCATGGAAGCCGGTGCGCTGGCCATCGTTGAAAAGCCCTGGGGGCCGGGGCATCCGGATTACAATGAGGCGTCCAAAACCCTGATTCGCACGGTCAAGGCCATGAGCGAGGTCAAGCTGGTGCGGCGGTGGCACAAAATCCCGCCGTTGGCGTCAATGCCACCGTATCCCGCCTTGAGCGAGAGTGCCGTCCAAGAGATCAAACTGGTCGCCATCGGCGCCTCCACCGGTGGGCCGGCCGCGTTCCATGAAATTCTTGCCGCATTGCCCGAGGATTTCGACCTGCCGATCGTGGCGGTTCAGCATATGGCCTGTGGCTTCCTCAAGGGCTTTGTGCGCTGGCTGGCAAAGAGCACCGGGCGTCCGATCGACATCGCCAGGGACGGAGAAACCCTGACAGCCGGACACGTCTATTTTGCTCCGGATGATCGACATCTGTTGGTTGACAGGGAGTTAACTGTTCATCTTTGCGACAGTCCGGCGGAAAACGGCGTACGCCCTTCCGTATCGGTCCTGTTTCGCTCCGTCGCCCAAACCCTTGGCGCCCATGCCGCGGCGGTCCTTCTCACCGGCATGGGCTGTGATGGCGCCAAAGAGTTAAAACAATTGCAGCAACAGGGTGCCGTCACCCTGATCCAGGACCGGGAAACGGCCGTCGTCTACGGCATGCCGGGTGAAGCGCTCAATCTCAACGCCGCGGACCATGTACTGCCGCCGCAAAAGATCGCCGCTTTTCTTCACGGCCTGGCCAGTCACCACGCAAAGAGATACTGCGGACACACGACAGGGAGACCATCATGACCTCTGAAGCGCACGACAACAATCTCATGCTCATTGTTGAGGACAGTCCCACTCAGGCGGAGCAGCTGTTTTACCTGCTCAACAAAAACGGCTATCAGGCCCAAACCGCCCGTAACGGCTATGAGGCCCTGGTCCATCTTGAACAAGAGCACCCTCTGGCCATTATCAGCGATGTCGTCATGCCCGGCATGGATGGTTACGAACTCTGCCGCCGCATTAAGGGGGACAACAGATGGCAGGACATTCCGGTCATTCTGCTGACTTCACTTTCCGAGCCCGATGACGTCATCATGGGGTTGGAATGCGGTGCCGACTATTTCATCATCAAACCGTATAACGAGAAATTTCTGCTGTCACGCATTCAGCACATTATTGCCAACCGCAATCTCAACAGTGATCAGCGGGCCAAAATGGGCATGGAAATCTTCTTCCGTGACCGCAAATATTTCATCAATTCCGACCGGTTGCAGATTCTCAACCTGCTGCTCTCCACTTACGAAACAGCCATCCAGAAAAACCAGGAACTGCTCGCCGCAACCGAGGAGTTACAACTGCTCAATGAACAACTGGTCGACAACCTCAACACCCTGGATGCCAAAAACAATGAGCTGGACCGGCTCAACAGGGAGCTGGTTCGCCGTACCAATGAGGCGGCCAAAGCGCAACGCGAGGCACTGGAAGCCAATCGGGCCAAATCGGATTTCCTCGCCAATATGAGCCATGAATTGCGCACGCCGCTCAACTCGGTGATCGGCTTTTCCGAAGTGCTGGAAGACGAGCTGTTCGGTGACCTTAACCCGAAGCAACGGGAATACGTCAGCAACATCCTGCTCAGCGGCCGCCATCTCTTATCGTTGATCAATGACATCCTCGACCTGTCCAAAGTGGAAGCAGGGCGCATGACTCTGGACACCGTCCTGATTGATCCGCACACACTGCTGGCTTCGGCCCTGACCATGCTTCAGGAAAAAGCCCATAAACACGCCATCCACATGAAACTGGACGTTGAAACCGACGAACAGACCAAGCTCATGGCCGACGAGCGCAAACTCAAGCAGATTCTGTTCAACCTGCTGTCCAACGCCGTCAAATTCACCCCGGATGGCGGCAGCGTTACCATCAGCGCCCGCACGGTGGACGAGATCCGTCTGGAACAGGAAACACTGTGGCAACCGGAACAGAATCCGCCCCCCAATCCACAGCAGCAGGGGCTCGAAATCGCCGTTAGCGATACCGGTATCGGCATCAACAGCGAAGAGTACAACAAACTCTT
This region of uncultured Desulfuromonas sp. genomic DNA includes:
- a CDS encoding alpha-E domain-containing protein; this encodes MLSRVANAIYWLNRYIERAENVARFIDANYHMTLDIPDNASDQWQPLINTTGDHELFKELYGEATRESAIEFLAFDRNNSNSIYSCVRAARENARSIREYISSEMWEQLNTFYLMMNTAARESSMDLPHQFFVDIMNASHTFIGITESTMTHGEGWNFGRMGRMLERADKTSRILDVKYFILLPSVDYVGSPYDNILWAALLRSASAFEMYRKRHGRIDPKKIVDFLLLERNFPRSIHYCLATAMTSMSLITGSLRGTYANRAEQELGRLMTEFQYASLKEIFDYGLHEYLDNTQTRVNEVGAAIHDVFFDIEIEA
- a CDS encoding chemotaxis protein CheW, with protein sequence MNRTSNIIIFTLDELDCAIALEAVEQVVRMVEITPLPEAPALVQGIINVQGAVVPVVDLRQRFGMDQRPITLTDQLIIVRWAERVLALKIDSVREVCLCPEETLTSSDAIFPHLPFLDGVVTSADGLILIHDLDQLLSESDYQIIHGLREKEDV
- a CDS encoding CheR family methyltransferase encodes the protein MTASFSPALLKKLSEQISQRMGMFFAESQWGVLERAFDQAADGLECRDGLECAQHFLAAPNSRKTLETMASYLTIGETYFWRDPKSFDVLEQKILPELLLRRADERTLRFWSVGCASGEEPYTLAIRLHHLKHRLKNWRISILASDINPQALEKARKAEYTDWSFRNTPPWFKQQYFTQQAKGRYALKPTIRDMVQFEYLNLMENPVPARSPVTGAMDVILCRNVLMYFPAQVARKAVERLHDNLNEGGWLLVSPCELSIPSLSGFSTVTYPEATVYQKRHSSDSLQQRPLAPATTETALLQTGPSVTPARLFPWQQESQLPSHRQKETASACQAVMEQCRRYADQGNLSEALRFADQAIDHDKLNAGLHYLRAMILQEQGAVEQAEQALRRTVYIDRKMVLAHFSLGNLCLHQGKNRQAQRHFNHALALLEQYSPDEVLPEAEGMSANRLKTIIRAMNADAHKESRRV
- a CDS encoding chemotaxis protein CheW, with protein sequence MYDPSIMNDAECRRILRRRAQKLAETPQKKTTDEECLEVVEFLLGDEHYAIESRWIGEVYPLREFTPIPGTPPFVFGLMNLRGRILSIIDLRTFFDLPDKGLSDLNKVIVLSHDNMEFGILADAVLAAHQLPINRILPTLPTLTEIRAEYLKGVTKENLVVLEGRKLLADRTLRVHENV
- a CDS encoding methyl-accepting chemotaxis protein is translated as MNWFQNISTRAKILAGFGLMLVIMVVTIAMAYRSLSLASDSQQGLFDDDFLPALNLVELKADTNRSRAQMLEIMMSNDPSQQQKIKQQILQRTALINKIMKGIATSRDHSPLFEEKFQQLTNIRNAYLELRDKQLNLIGSGQTAAAIQWGIGEQQQRFNHIRDLILELGKMKSDQALERLQRSRHEAHAALMLFIAAGFIAIVVTLAMTLILNRVIADPLKEITVIAERVAGGDTSVGAPDSTRRDEVGILIQSFRRLVESIGDYAVATRRIASGDLSTEVQPQSEQDVMGNALADMVKSLSGMTREIIDGISVLAASSGEIMASASQVTSSAAETAAAVSQTTATVEEVKQTAQVSNQKARGVSEAAQKAVQAGQNGRNAVNESISGMNHIQEQVESIAESIVSLSEQSQTIGEIIATVNDLAEQSNLLAVNASIEAAKAGEHGKGFAVVAQEVKSLAEQSKEATAQVRAILNDIQKATNAAVMATEQGSKAVETGVHQSQQAGEAIRQLAESIDLAAQAAMQIAASSQQQLTGMDQMTLAMENIKQASEQNTAGMRQVETTSQGLHDLGQKLKDLVAQYQV
- a CDS encoding response regulator — encoded protein: MSENDLEFRQRLFAIFQTEAQEHTQNICNGLLQLEQDQFAPKMPLVETIFRETHSLKGAARAISLPQLESLCQALENIFSAWKNDLLAPSADLFDLLQKTLDALNHLLLTTNPENPQENRASSRPLIAQLEKALDAHRKETPEPEQKSESQPDPQPPQQQEPEPSPAPPQPASLSLSSPPESPPLSTVVPTETVRVSTNKLSSLLLQSEEMLSVKLAANQRVLERRKAGAAFNDWKKEWTRTLPLIHEMRAALRRCRETQGGAAQPSDQEQSLERLMTFFDWNEHFVNTLKERHIQEKKALEQDSRILAHMVNSLLDDMKQVLMFPFSSLLELLPKVVRDLSRSTGKKVDVQLSGGEIEIDRRILDEMKDPLVHLIRNCIDHGIETPAERLRKNKSETGAIVVTVTPRDNKVELVIADDGSGLSLEALRSSLRRQGKMSAEEIDAMTDTALESSVFQSGISTSPIITEISGRGLGLAIVREKVENLGGSIKIFSRQDQGTRFLIILPLTVATFRGILLRSAGREFIVPTIYVERVLRLAPHDIGSAENRETITLNGQPVSLVRLSAILGITSQQITPEDTPHVQALVLGVADTQIAFAVDEIQSEQEVLFKSLGPQLTRVRNISGATVLGSGRVTPILNVPDLFKSAVKHAAKSRLAVSSPSTDESSVTPKVLIAEDSITTRTLLKNILQASGFNVTTAVDGQDALTKLRNSPFDILVSDVEMPRLNGFELTARVRRERELADLPVVLVTALAAQEDRERGIDVGANAYIVKSSFDQSDLLDVMARLL
- the cheB gene encoding chemotaxis-specific protein-glutamate methyltransferase CheB, whose translation is MIRTLIVEDSPVEQELLAHILTADGTIEVVGIVANGEDALKAAASLRPDVITMDIHMPRMDGYETTRQIMETHPVPIVIVSGSYVANDMDRAFRAMEAGALAIVEKPWGPGHPDYNEASKTLIRTVKAMSEVKLVRRWHKIPPLASMPPYPALSESAVQEIKLVAIGASTGGPAAFHEILAALPEDFDLPIVAVQHMACGFLKGFVRWLAKSTGRPIDIARDGETLTAGHVYFAPDDRHLLVDRELTVHLCDSPAENGVRPSVSVLFRSVAQTLGAHAAAVLLTGMGCDGAKELKQLQQQGAVTLIQDRETAVVYGMPGEALNLNAADHVLPPQKIAAFLHGLASHHAKRYCGHTTGRPS
- a CDS encoding ATP-binding protein, encoding MTSEAHDNNLMLIVEDSPTQAEQLFYLLNKNGYQAQTARNGYEALVHLEQEHPLAIISDVVMPGMDGYELCRRIKGDNRWQDIPVILLTSLSEPDDVIMGLECGADYFIIKPYNEKFLLSRIQHIIANRNLNSDQRAKMGMEIFFRDRKYFINSDRLQILNLLLSTYETAIQKNQELLAATEELQLLNEQLVDNLNTLDAKNNELDRLNRELVRRTNEAAKAQREALEANRAKSDFLANMSHELRTPLNSVIGFSEVLEDELFGDLNPKQREYVSNILLSGRHLLSLINDILDLSKVEAGRMTLDTVLIDPHTLLASALTMLQEKAHKHAIHMKLDVETDEQTKLMADERKLKQILFNLLSNAVKFTPDGGSVTISARTVDEIRLEQETLWQPEQNPPPNPQQQGLEIAVSDTGIGINSEEYNKLFQEFSQLSSPYTKKHEGTGLGLALCKRLVELHGGCIGLSSEPDRGSRFVFVIPLQQEGCYGP